The following proteins are co-located in the bacterium genome:
- a CDS encoding 4Fe-4S binding protein — MAIRQRNRPFGIEKPGVVRGKVVIIEERCKGCGFCVEYCPNEVLELSEKFNVKGYHPPVAKNPDSCVNCGFCRMICPEFAIYTFEIKDE, encoded by the coding sequence ATGGCCATACGTCAGAGAAACAGACCTTTTGGCATTGAAAAGCCAGGTGTTGTAAGAGGGAAAGTAGTAATAATTGAAGAGCGGTGCAAAGGGTGCGGGTTTTGCGTAGAATACTGTCCGAATGAAGTGCTTGAGCTTTCAGAAAAATTCAATGTAAAAGGATATCACCCGCCGGTTGCAAAAAATCCCGACAGCTGTGTAAACTGCGGTTTCTGCAGAATGATATGCCCGGAGTTTGCAATTTATACATTTGAAATTAAAGATGAATAA